The following DNA comes from Pongo pygmaeus isolate AG05252 chromosome 9, NHGRI_mPonPyg2-v2.0_pri, whole genome shotgun sequence.
GCACAAGGACTCAGGGCCCCAGGTCCCAGTGATCCCCACGGCTCTGCAGGCACCATCCCCACAGAGCTCCAAGGAGACCCTTCCTAAGCTGTGCCATTACACAAGACTGAAGGCTGGGCAGGAAGGAGGGGCAACAGCAGCCCATCTCTGAAACCTGAAGTCCCAAAGGACCTGGGGATTTGAATGGGGAGGAAGCTTCTAGAGGGTTGGGAGGAGGATTAACAATCTGTACAAAAAGCTGAGGCTGGATGTGTGAAGCATGGCTGGAGCCCAGGTGGTGGGGGCATAAAGCTGTGGTTGAGTGGGAGGCctgaatgcaaaacaaaacctgGGGGCAATCAGGGCCCTGGTGGGCTCTGCCCCCTCCACCTTATCAGTCACCGGTACTCTGCCTGGGACACCCCCTTCCTAAACTACTCCAATATGCAAGTAGCCAATGGGGAAGCAAGGTCCCCAGGCCCGGCCCTGACAATCACCAGCCAGGCATGGGACACAGGATGAGTTCTCTCTACACCTCTGCCAGCCACACCCATCTTTCTGCCATTCCTCAGACACACCATCCAAATTCCTGACTTTGCACAAGCTACGCCCCGCCTTTGGAGGGTCCTTATCCTTGTAAATTGCCACTTAACTGCCAAGCCCATTCCACTCATCCCCTCCCCTGGGGCCTGCACCTGTCCACACCTGTCTTCAAGGCTTTGCTGGGCTCCTTCTACCCTGTGATGATCTTGCTGGGCGGTCTCTCCCAGCCTGGCCTCTGGGTACTCTCTGCGAACAGGTATCAAGAGTGCTTCAGTCTGGGACCCTGGGACCCACCAGAGAGTCAAATCCTTCCGAGTACCCCCAGGTGTCTGGCCCTGAAGCGCCCCCCTCTCACCTATCTGGGATCAGGGAAGGCTCCCCAGGACATGGGATGTGGGGGAAGGGAAGGTATATAGCAGAAACCACAGTGTGATGGCTTCTGACCAGATTCCCCCCTCCCCGCCGGCCCTGCACCAAacacccaccccctgcccccaggcTGCACCCCAAGCCTGCTCTCTCCAGGCCCAACCACTCCACTCCCAGCGTGACCCCATTCCCTGAACACATACTTCCTTTCACCAGCAACTGGGCCAGGTAGGGGCTCTGGGGAAGCCATGCCCCATTTACTGGTGAGGAATTGAGATGCAGAGACCGGAAGTAGCCTGCCCAAGGTCACTGGAGCCCCAGGCCCAGGGCATAGGTTCGTACAGATCTCCAGAAATGTAAGGGTCTCAGCGGCCAACGAGGTGGGAGCCTTCACTTCACAGATGGGAACCCCAAGGCGCCCGAGGGCGGCTGACTCCAGAGACCCTTCACGCCAAAGGGCTATACGGTCTGGAAGCCCCGGGTCCCGCTGGTTCACCCCCCTCCCTACCATCTCTGGCCCGCTCGCTTATCCTCAGGAGGCaacccccaccaccatgcccaaaaAGGTAAACAGACAAGATGACCCGGGGAAGCAGAAGCAGCGCGCGGCCTCGGCGTTCCTTTCTGCAGAATGGGGAAACTGCAGGCCAATGTGGCGAGGGGCCTGCAGACGGGGAGGCTCCGGCAGCCGCACTGACCTGTTTTGAGTAAAGACTCCACGCGGGGACCAGGCGTACCGGCGCCGCCACCGACTTACACCGCCGCCGCCAAATCGCAGCAAGGGGCCGGGCGCGCCCACCCCCCGGGCGCTTCCGCCCGCCCCACGTGACTCCCGGGGAGGGgaaggtggggctggggctggggcagggcagggcagggccccgCCCCCTCATCGGCCCCGCCCCCCGCCTAGTCACTGTCCTGGAGTCGGCTGGCCTGGCCCGCCCGCCGGACCCGTCGGTCTGTGTCTCTCTCCTGCCCCTCTAGCTGCTTGCGGGTCTTCCGACTGTCTCCTGAGGCTCAGGTCTAACCCCTGCCACCTCGCCCGCTGAGTCCACCTCTCCCTGAGTCTCCCTGCTCTCGCCAACCCTCTTCTGGTGAGTCTGCCCTGACATACACCCCACCCACAAGGGGGCCACACTCCCAGGGGGATAGGAGGCAGTTGAAGGCCGTCCGTGGTTCCTGACCACCTCCTCTAGGAAATCCTCCCTCCACCACATTCTTAAAGGGTATCTCACTTCCCTTCCTGGGTGCCCACAGGCAGGGTTGTGGGGAAGCTACCCACCCAGCCACACCTCCCAAGGATCCCTCAGCGGAAGGCTGCAGCCTGAGTTTCCAGCACCCACACCTAGAGAACAGGAGATTCCCACCCATCCTCCCAGCACATACACAGATGAGGGTACCAGGCTTGGCAGACATTTCTGGGTCCTGTGTCCAGAACACCTCACGGGCCAGCCACGCCAGAGACCTTCTCTGGGCTTCAATTTCTGCATATGCACAAAGGGTATATTTGGAAGAACAGATCTCACATTGCGGGGGATGAGGGTTTACCCTGAGAAGAGGAAAGTGTCATTAATtggagcacctactacatgccagtcCCAGTGCTGGGcaatttattccttttatctcAATCCTTACATTCTTCTTGATGGCAAAAATTATCATCCCAGGTTATGGGTTAGGAAATAAGGCTCCAAGAAGTCTGAGGGCTTGCCCAAAGTTACAAAGCCAGTGTTGGGCAAAGCTGGGAAGCAACCCATTTTTGTGAGTTCTAGAATCTCCTGCCTGCCCCCCACTGGCCATTCACCCTGTCCCTCTGGGAAAGAGTTGACTCTGAGTAGACCGTGTCTTCCAGTGGTAGGGCTAAGGCAAAGGAGCTTTCCGGGAGGGGAGAACAGGGCCAGACCTTGGGGAGAACTTCCGGGCCCCAAGTTCATATGGTGTCAAAAACACTGCAGAGGAGCAGAGCATAGGCCCCTCCTCTGGTCCTGGCAGCAGGGGTGTCCCTTGGGCAGCAGAGGGCACCTGGGGGCCACAGATCACAGGGGAGGCCCAGGCATCCCTCTAGACTTCAGACCAGCGAGGTGCAGCACAGGGTGAGAAGGCTGGCATCTGACCACTGGCAAGGGGATAGGGGGTCTGGGGACCCTACCATTTCTGTTAACACAGTCCTGAGGTCTTCAAAATGACCTAGGGAGGGCGTGAATCACCAAGCCTGGTCCCCACCAACTGCACTGGAATCTGAGGCCCCTCACCTGCACCCCTGACCTCCCTCCAAGGTATGCTGCCCCAGCCTCAGCTCTGAGGCCCACAGCCCTGTGGCTTGAGACCCACGGACCCCTCCACCTCCCttctgggatgacaggagtgTCAGACCCCAGTCCATAGGTTGGACCCAAAGGGCCTTGGGCCGAAGGACACAGAGTAGAACCTCACCCTCTGACTCCTGACCCAGGGTCTCTGTCAAGGCCTGCTCCTTCCCTTAGagcagaggtccccaacccctgggccacagactggtactggtcctgTCAGGAACCTGTTAGGAActaggctgcacagcaggaagtgagcagaGGCTGAGCTAGCATtaccgcctcctgtcagatctgcagcagcattggattctcataggagggagaaccctattgtgaactgcgcatgcgagggatctaggatGTGCCCTCCTTATCAAAATCTAATGATAAATGtgatgcacttgaatcatcccaaaaccaatCCTTCCCCGATCCTGATCCATGGAAAATTTGTCTTgtacaaaaccagtccctggtgccaaaaaggttgggaaccgcTGCCTTAAAGCagtgaaaagaaagcaaatagcCTGGCATGAATGCCAAAATGACTGCTCAACAAGGACAGCTGGACAGATACGGGCAGAGAATGGAACAGAGTATGGACAGGAGTGGGGCAGTGATAAACCCCGTCTCCTCCCCGCTACACAATGGGAAATGAGGAGATGCTGGAAGGATCAACGGCCGGATGATCAATAACCTTAACAAAATTAAGGGCAGACGCAGGGGACCGCGGCAGCGGCCATGAGGCAGGTGGGAAGCAGGCACAGTGATGAGCCGGCTGAGGCTGTGGGATCGTTTATTGGGGCTCTGTCCAGCCAGGCTGCAGCACCCGCCTGGGCCCGGCCCGGTGCCACCAGGAGGTgccgggtgggggaggggagaaagcGCAGGAGCAGCCGCCGCCCCAGGGCTCGCCCGGTCCTGTCTCCGTCCCTGAAGCGGTGCGGCGCTCAGGTGAGCGAGGTGTCGTCGTCGCTGCCTTCGCCGCCCGCGCCGCCCATCCGCTCCTCTCTGCTCTCGGCCACCGCGCTCTCGTCGATGTTCTCCAGTGAGTCCGCATGCTGCACCGACAGCTCCGACAGCGCCAGGCTCGGCAACGGGCTCTGCTCCGGGTGCAGCCACGGCTTGAAGTGAGGCAGGTGCTTCTGCTTCCACTCGGGGTACTTGAGGCACGCCTTGTACATCTTCTTCATGGCCTGTGGGCCCGCCACCCCGCAGGGTCAGGTGGTGGCTAGGGGGCAGGTCTTCTCCACGCCCCCTCCAGCTGCTCAGCCCCCAGCATCCTGACTGGCTCCCTTTCAAAACTTCGCTCCTCAGCCCTACTTGCCCTCCCTGGGCCCTAGGCTCcattctccattcttttttttttttttttttttttttttttgagacggagtctcactgtatggcccaggctggagtgcagtggcacgatatgggctcactgcaacctctgccttctgggttcaagtgattctcctgccttagcctcccaagtagctgggattacaggcgcccaccatcacactcggctaatttttgtatttttagtagagacagggtttcgccatgttggccaggctggtctcgaacctccgacctcaggtaatccatctgccaaggcctcccaaagtgctgggattacaggcatgagccaccacacctggccctcaggCTCCGTGCTTGACTCCACCCACCTCATTCCATAGTCCTCTTTCCAGTCTTCAACACCCCCCAAAATCCCAAGGCCACTCACCTTGGGAGCCAGGAACTGAGAAGATTTATTCACCACCCACTTGGGTAAGGAGCCTGTgagggcagggaagggaggaagcagCCTCAGGGACCCAGCCCCTCCGTCCCCCACAAAAGCCCCACCCTCTGCCCAGAGCTTCCAGGGAGGCCACCGTCTTCCCCATGAGGAGGGGGTGTGTGAGGCAAGTCCTACAAGCCTTTACCCTCACTCCCTTCCACCTCAGACCGAGGTCCTCAGGCTTAGCTCTGTCCCCCACTTTCCCTCTGCCCAGCCTCAAAGACTACATGGAAGAAAACCAAAGGGTCCTAGGTGAGCACAGACTATACATGGGTGGAAACTCTGACCCACCCTGCTGCACCTGCTGCCTCACTCAATCACAGACATCCCTTCTCAACCTAACCCCCCTCCCAGGAATGCCCCTGACGCTCAGCCCCTCCCCTGCCTGTCCTTCCAAGTCCTCCCCTGACCACACAGGCCTCTGGCTGAGCACCCCAACCTGGCCTGACCTGGAATCCACCGCCCAGCTCTCCATCCTGTCTCATTCCCAAGTGTCCACTCCACCTCTGACACCCAACACAATGAGGTGCCGGGGGAGTGCTAGGCCTGGACCACTGTGTGCTCTGGGGCTTGGAGCATTTCCAGGCAAGGATGCTCAAGGCTTCCCCATCCTCTagtcattcactcactcactcactccctcACTCCATGTTCACTGTGACACCCACCCTGGGCCAGCTGTGGGGACCCAGAGAGGAACTCACTGGGGGCCCAACAGGAGCCGACTGTTCTACTAGAGGGGAATGGACTACAGAACAGGGAGCCAGTGACTCCCCTGAGTATCAGGGATCAGGAGGTGACACCCGCAGCACCCCTGGAGGGGCGAGGAAGGGAGGCTGCGGGGAAGAGCTGTCTGGACACAGGAGTGGGGATGGGTGAGGTGTGAGAGACACCAGGAGACCCGGGACAGGGCTTAGGCTTTTCTTGGAGGGCACTGGAGAGCCACAGAGTAACTTCAAGCAGATGAGAGTCATGAGGAGATAAGTGTTTTAGAGAAATTCCTCTGGCCGCCATTACACACAGACAAGGTAGTTGGTATGGAGAAAAATGCCACACTCAGGAGCTGCTGAGGAGGCAGAATCAATAAGAATCAGTGACgggggctaggcacggtggctcacgcctgtaatcccagcactttgggaggccaagctgggtggatcacaaggtcaggagttcgagaccaggctggccaacatggtgaaatcccatctctactaaaaatacaaaaagttagctgggggtggtgacagacacctgtaatcccagttactcaggaggctggggcaggagaatcgtttgaaccagggaggcggaggttgcagtgagctgagattgcaccattgcactccagcctgggaaacaagagtgaaactccatctcaaaaaaaaaaaaaaaaaaaagaatcagtggcTAGATTTGGCTGAGGAAGAGGGAGTGACCCCAAATGACAGCAGGTTCTGGGCATGGGTGACTGAAAAGTGGAGACTTAGGGCAAGGGGCAAGTTAGGAGGAAAGATGGCGAGTTCCCCGCTGGACACAACGAGGCTCAGGTGCCTGGAAGACATCCGAAGGGAGATGTCCAGGTGGCCGATGGCCACAGGAATCTGAATCTCAGCTGAGAGAGACATGGCCACTTGTGACAGAAGCCACAGGGTTGGCTGAGCCATCCCCAGGGAGAGAAGACTAAGGCCTAGAAAACCCAGGCATCCAggacaggcagagggaacagccagtgaGCAGGGAACAAGGCAGAGCATGGGGACGGCAGAGTCCAGGAAGAGCGCTCCCAGCTTCATCAGTGGGGCAGTGGCACCTCCCTGGCCCACTCCTTTCAAACCACTGTAAAGTCCCAAGCCTTGGTTCAAGGAAGGCTTTGGATGGAAATGCCCCAAAATGCAAAACAGCTCCTAACAGATGCCCTTCTGGATCCCTAGTAGATCAGGCCCCACCCCTGTGATATAGGGAAGGATCCCATGATAAGCTGCCAGGGCCAAGCCCTCACCTTTGGGGTCCACCTGGGCCAGGTAGGTGATGACGCAGCTCTTGGGCCCTGTGCTCTGGATGAGGTAGCCCGTCTGGATGGACACAGCTCGGACCAAGTCTTTCCGAGGTGGGTATTTCTGGGGATGGAAGGCACAGGGAGGTGAGACTCGGGGTGGGGGCAAAGAAGATGTTTTTGTGAGTATACACAAacgcgcacgcgcacacacagtTAGTTCACATGCCATGACATCTGTTCCAGATCAGGCCTGATTCTGGgtgcagagaaagggaagaacCAGACTAGGTCATCCTAGCCCCTCTTGAAGCTTTTCCTGTTCCCCTCAGAAAAGCCCCCAGTCTGGGGTCAGGGCTCATGAGCACATATGggcactcacagacacacacactcacccttGCCCAGGCCAGCGATACCTGCCTGTCCTTGCCCAGGGAGATCAAGGTGGCTCAGCCTCAGGGCGGACCAGAGGGCCCTGCCTCTCACCTCTTTTCCTCATTTCCCTGTCCCAGAGCCCAACCAATCGAAGTCAGCCCATCCCACCCACTCGCCACAGAGGTGGCCACACTGCCCTCTCCTGATCTGCTCAAGACACCCGGCAGGGAGAGAGGAGCCATTATCCTCACTGTACAGGAAGGAAACTGAGGGCCAGTGGGCCCATGCCTGCCTAAAGTCACATGGAAGTCACGGTGGCAGCCTCAGCCTTGTGCTGCCtgatcctctcccctgctccaccGCAGGGAAGGCAGGTTGACTCACGGGATGTTTGACTGAGTAGTTCATAATGATGTAATCAGCGCCCATGGGGAGCCAGGAGCGGAGGGTGATGACATCACGGTTCTTCAGGGGCTTGGGACACCTCCCTGTGAAGGGCAAGGGACAGTTCAGCCAGACCACTGGTCCACCTGCCTACAAGGGAGGGTGTGGCAGAGACCAGAGATGCAGGGATGCCTAATTAACTGCCAGCTCTCCAGTGCAAAGATGCACCTCCCTCCCAGACCACAGTCCCACAGCTGGAGGCAGAAAAGAGACAGGGCAAGACCTGTCCCTACTGTCTCCAGCCAGCCCTGCTCCTTACAGCCTCACACAGCCCTTACattgttggcctggctggtttgTCTATGTGAACATGAGTGTATGAGAGAAAAACAGTATGAGTGTGCATGAAAATGTGTGCCTGGGACTATGTGGCATGTGGGTGGGGGCTGTGTACCTGATTGAGTGTATgcctatgtgtgtatgtatatacatgaacATGTGATTGCATATGTATTTGTAAGTG
Coding sequences within:
- the STARD10 gene encoding START domain-containing protein 10, with translation MEKPAASTEPQGPRPVLGRESVQVPDDQDFRSFRSECEAEVGWNLTYSKAGVSVWVQAVEMDRTLHKIKCRMECRDVPAETLYDVLHDIEYRKKWDSNVIETFDIARLTVNADVGYYSWRCPKPLKNRDVITLRSWLPMGADYIIMNYSVKHPKYPPRKDLVRAVSIQTGYLIQSTGPKSCVITYLAQVDPKGSLPKWVVNKSSQFLAPKAMKKMYKACLKYPEWKQKHLPHFKPWLHPEQSPLPSLALSELSVQHADSLENIDESAVAESREERMGGAGGEGSDDDTSLT